In one Planctomycetia bacterium genomic region, the following are encoded:
- a CDS encoding glycosyltransferase: MRVALVHDWLLGMRGGEKVLEAIARMYPDAELFTLIADRQSLSPILQQRKIHTSWLQRLPGVRSYYRTLLPWMPGAIEQLDVTGFDLIISSSHCVAKGVMVPSGAKHLCYCHSPMRYAWNLQELYISKVPAPLRPIVRKQLEKLREWDRKSSDRVHQFIANGKTVQERIRSAYSRDSLIIHPPVDTDFYHPDTERKREDYYLAVSALAPNKRIDLAVLACMRQKKKLVIIGSGQESKRLQQMADPNLIQFLGWQSDEVIREHYQRCKALLFPGEEDFGIVPLEANACGTAVIAYGHGGATETIQPLGEIERPTGIWFNEATVDSLCAAIEQFEQSGDAIEPKACRQNALHYRSERFTDTMQQAVKTFMS, from the coding sequence TTGCGCGTTGCATTGGTACATGATTGGCTGCTGGGGATGCGTGGCGGCGAGAAAGTTCTCGAAGCGATTGCCCGAATGTATCCTGATGCTGAACTTTTCACGCTGATTGCAGACCGCCAATCTCTTTCCCCTATTCTGCAACAACGCAAGATACATACCAGTTGGTTGCAGCGACTGCCCGGTGTCAGAAGTTATTACCGGACATTGTTGCCCTGGATGCCAGGAGCCATCGAACAACTGGATGTAACGGGCTTTGACCTGATCATCAGTTCCAGTCATTGCGTTGCCAAGGGGGTGATGGTTCCCTCTGGTGCGAAACATTTGTGCTACTGTCATTCGCCTATGCGCTATGCCTGGAACCTGCAGGAACTCTATATCAGTAAAGTGCCAGCACCTCTGAGGCCAATTGTCCGAAAACAACTCGAAAAACTGCGAGAATGGGACAGGAAATCATCGGATCGGGTACATCAATTCATCGCCAATGGCAAAACAGTACAGGAACGGATTCGATCTGCATACAGCAGAGATAGCCTCATCATTCATCCGCCGGTGGATACCGATTTTTACCATCCAGACACAGAACGAAAGCGGGAAGATTACTATCTGGCTGTTTCAGCCCTGGCTCCCAACAAACGGATTGATCTCGCTGTTTTGGCATGCATGAGACAGAAAAAGAAACTGGTGATCATTGGCTCAGGCCAGGAATCGAAACGACTGCAACAGATGGCCGATCCGAATCTCATTCAGTTCCTCGGCTGGCAGTCTGATGAAGTCATCAGGGAACATTATCAGCGCTGCAAAGCATTGTTATTCCCCGGCGAAGAAGACTTCGGAATAGTGCCTTTGGAAGCCAATGCCTGTGGAACCGCTGTAATTGCCTACGGCCACGGTGGCGCAACTGAAACCATTCAGCCTTTAGGTGAAATCGAGCGTCCAACTGGCATCTGGTTTAATGAAGCAACTGTTGATTCTCTCTGTGCAGCCATCGAACAGTTTGAGCAATCGGGTGATGCCATAGAGCCGAAAGCCTGCAGACAAAATGCACTGCATTACAGATCCGAACGCTTCACTGATACCATGCAGCAGGCAGTCAAGACATTCATGTCATGA
- a CDS encoding serine/threonine-protein phosphatase has product METNTHVTSWQDRLQHIVDTMREMSLHGDPQEMVRSYGARMRKLRPDNTILAISRRGLESPWYRITRSNKLDPTINPWKQPEKLPLLQGGILGDLIYAAQPKIIQNFHLNQDDPAYEFLSNHRSLIAIPHYDLGEAVNMVIVLRQTADAFDPDEFPDQVLISNLFGRATHNLVLREQVQHSFDAIDRELKAVAAIQRSLLPKELPQVPGLDLAAYYETSARAGGDYYDFFHLPGDLRGILIADVSGHGTPAAVLMAVTHSIAHSYPGPAKPPAQLLEYLNQRLVEAYTSQVDAFVTAFYGVYDPANRRIQYASAGHPAPRLKRCSDNTLMTLDGERALPLGIFPDTTYQNHEVQLIPGDQIVFYTDGITEAHNHAGQMFGTERLDAVLSNCGISAQGLLDDVISSVNQFTQGQQVEDDRTVVVMKVH; this is encoded by the coding sequence ATGGAAACAAATACGCACGTGACCAGTTGGCAGGATCGACTGCAGCATATTGTCGATACCATGCGGGAAATGAGTCTGCATGGCGATCCGCAGGAGATGGTGCGATCGTATGGCGCCCGCATGCGGAAGCTCAGGCCAGATAATACGATTCTTGCTATCAGCCGACGTGGTCTGGAATCTCCCTGGTATCGCATCACCCGATCCAACAAGCTCGATCCCACGATCAATCCCTGGAAGCAGCCTGAGAAACTGCCGCTGTTGCAGGGTGGAATCCTCGGCGATCTGATTTATGCTGCTCAGCCAAAGATCATACAGAACTTTCATCTCAACCAGGACGATCCTGCTTATGAGTTCCTGAGCAATCACCGGTCACTCATCGCCATCCCCCATTATGATCTGGGCGAAGCCGTGAACATGGTGATCGTTCTGCGGCAAACGGCGGATGCGTTTGACCCGGATGAATTCCCTGATCAGGTTTTGATCAGCAATCTCTTTGGCCGGGCCACGCACAACCTGGTATTGCGGGAGCAGGTACAGCATTCCTTTGATGCCATTGATCGTGAATTGAAAGCCGTAGCTGCCATCCAGAGATCGCTACTGCCTAAAGAACTGCCTCAAGTTCCAGGCCTGGATCTGGCTGCGTACTATGAGACTTCTGCGCGAGCCGGTGGAGATTATTACGATTTCTTTCACTTGCCCGGCGACTTGCGAGGCATTCTGATAGCTGATGTCAGCGGACACGGTACACCGGCTGCCGTGCTGATGGCGGTGACACACAGCATTGCCCACAGTTACCCGGGCCCAGCCAAGCCCCCTGCACAGTTGCTCGAATATCTCAATCAACGACTGGTGGAAGCGTACACCAGTCAGGTGGATGCATTCGTCACCGCCTTCTATGGTGTGTATGATCCAGCTAACCGTCGCATTCAATATGCCAGTGCGGGGCATCCGGCGCCGCGGCTGAAGAGATGTTCCGATAACACCCTCATGACGCTCGATGGCGAACGGGCTCTGCCATTGGGTATCTTTCCCGATACCACTTACCAGAATCATGAAGTGCAATTGATCCCGGGCGATCAAATAGTCTTTTACACCGATGGCATTACCGAAGCCCACAACCACGCCGGACAGATGTTCGGCACAGAAAGGCTCGATGCTGTGCTCAGCAACTGTGGAATCAGCGCACAGGGGCTACTGGATGATGTTATTTCCAGCGTCAATCAGTTCACCCAGGGCCAGCAGGTTGAGGATGATCGAACCGTAGTTGTCATGAAAGTCCACTGA
- a CDS encoding M48 family metallopeptidase translates to MHTFRDDIAANKRASVVLVVCFVLFVAAIAVILAIAFISMSTQNATWAEVQSGVIAGLVAAVIAFFICSLAYFNGSSLVLGVSGARPLQPGEDPELYHVVEEMAIAANVPMPQVYLIDDTAMNAFATGRDPAHGIVAITTGLRYRLNRDELQGVIAHEMGHIRNYDIRLMLLLAVLIGVIVMLSDFFWRALRTGAHWGGTSRHRTSSDGSSKKDGAAIFIAIMVVLAFILSILAPILAQIIQLAVSRKREYLADASAVEFTRNPSGLIGALRKLSRDTEVLETANRGTAHMYIVNPIRQFSALSSSMFSSHPPIEDRIKRLEALITY, encoded by the coding sequence ATGCACACTTTCCGAGATGATATTGCAGCCAATAAGAGAGCGAGCGTTGTGCTTGTTGTCTGCTTTGTTCTGTTTGTAGCTGCGATTGCCGTCATACTGGCAATCGCTTTCATCTCGATGTCCACACAGAACGCTACCTGGGCTGAGGTACAGTCCGGAGTTATTGCAGGGCTGGTGGCTGCTGTGATCGCCTTTTTCATTTGTTCATTGGCGTACTTTAACGGCAGTTCGCTTGTTCTGGGTGTCAGTGGCGCCAGGCCATTACAGCCCGGCGAAGACCCTGAACTGTATCATGTCGTGGAAGAAATGGCGATTGCGGCCAATGTACCGATGCCGCAGGTTTATCTGATTGATGATACTGCGATGAATGCATTCGCTACTGGTCGCGATCCCGCACATGGCATTGTTGCCATTACCACTGGACTTCGCTATCGCCTGAATCGAGATGAGTTGCAGGGCGTCATTGCACACGAGATGGGCCACATACGCAATTACGACATTCGGCTAATGCTGCTCCTGGCAGTACTGATCGGCGTCATTGTCATGCTGTCAGATTTCTTCTGGCGAGCGTTGCGTACCGGGGCACACTGGGGCGGCACTTCGCGCCATCGCACCTCCAGTGATGGCAGCAGTAAAAAAGATGGTGCTGCCATCTTCATCGCCATCATGGTGGTGCTGGCGTTCATATTGAGTATTCTTGCTCCCATTCTGGCTCAGATCATTCAACTGGCAGTCAGCCGAAAACGTGAATACCTGGCAGATGCATCTGCGGTTGAATTTACACGCAACCCGAGTGGATTGATTGGTGCACTGCGAAAGTTATCACGAGATACCGAGGTACTGGAAACGGCCAACCGTGGCACGGCACATATGTATATTGTGAATCCCATCAGGCAATTTTCGGCACTATCTTCTTCGATGTTTTCCAGTCATCCGCCGATTGAAGATCGCATTAAACGGCTGGAAGCATTGATAACCTATTGA
- a CDS encoding LemA family protein, whose translation MYALLSTSQWLLAQADAAKAQELPWTWILVGIGVVLLLIAISIYNGLVNGRVETQNAWAQIDVQLKRRHDLIPNLVETVKGYAKHESGTLEKVIQARNAAVGAQGINNQIAAENQLSGALRQLFALSEAYPDLKANTNFLALQEELKSTENRIGFARQHYNDSVGKYNASLMRFPNNLVAGFTGFGPVGFYEVAPEEAAAVNQAPKVQF comes from the coding sequence ATGTATGCATTATTGTCAACTTCTCAATGGCTACTGGCGCAGGCTGATGCTGCTAAGGCTCAGGAATTGCCTTGGACCTGGATTCTCGTGGGAATCGGTGTCGTCCTGCTGCTGATCGCCATCTCGATATATAATGGTCTCGTGAACGGTCGCGTGGAAACCCAGAATGCCTGGGCTCAGATTGATGTACAACTCAAACGCCGTCACGATCTGATTCCCAACCTGGTGGAAACTGTCAAAGGCTATGCCAAGCACGAATCAGGCACGCTGGAGAAAGTTATCCAGGCGAGAAACGCTGCAGTAGGCGCACAGGGCATCAACAACCAGATTGCTGCGGAAAACCAGTTGAGCGGAGCATTGCGACAGCTTTTTGCCTTGTCAGAAGCCTATCCCGATCTGAAAGCCAACACGAACTTCCTCGCGTTGCAGGAAGAACTGAAGAGCACGGAAAACCGAATCGGCTTTGCCCGCCAGCATTACAACGACTCCGTGGGAAAATACAACGCATCCCTGATGCGTTTCCCCAACAATCTTGTAGCTGGCTTCACCGGCTTTGGCCCGGTTGGCTTTTATGAAGTCGCCCCGGAAGAGGCGGCCGCTGTCAATCAGGCACCGAAAGTACAGTTCTAA
- a CDS encoding FAD-binding oxidoreductase, translating into MSVHSPTTIHETQEIIAQSFRDKSPVYPQGGMTQQHWLAPATEPGVLLDMRSINQVVDYPFRDMTITVQAGMTVHQMKQLLKEQKQCLPIDVPDEATATVGGSIAANLAGPRAAGWGSWRDYLIGLSWLNDQGKAIKAGGRVVKNVAGYDFCKLFVGSLGTLGVITEVTLKVKPQPEKLSLLLIETNSSGCHVLMQALKLRQVYPVLAVWNSTSKQLTLGFEDNQSAVNWQVQQTLQAAETARLSVQIVEQEKAEQHISQIINRNKPRDAVHFAAKVPRGQALPLAEQLVSCDSACSVQPLTGLINGELPAEATEEQAVERINALRQQLHKLGGILFMSSCPAQWRVRLLPFGTPRPEWKLMRKIKQTLDPHDLFQRNRHEIFLGE; encoded by the coding sequence TTGAGCGTTCATTCACCCACAACGATCCATGAGACACAGGAAATCATCGCCCAATCCTTTCGGGACAAAAGCCCTGTTTATCCTCAGGGCGGAATGACGCAGCAGCACTGGCTCGCACCAGCTACTGAACCAGGCGTGCTACTGGATATGAGATCCATTAACCAGGTTGTTGATTATCCGTTTCGAGACATGACCATCACCGTGCAGGCAGGCATGACAGTTCATCAGATGAAACAACTTCTGAAAGAACAGAAGCAATGTCTGCCTATCGACGTGCCTGATGAAGCTACTGCAACAGTCGGAGGCAGCATTGCCGCTAACTTAGCAGGGCCACGTGCCGCAGGCTGGGGTTCCTGGCGCGATTACCTTATCGGCTTAAGCTGGCTCAATGACCAGGGCAAAGCAATTAAGGCGGGTGGGCGCGTCGTCAAAAATGTAGCAGGGTATGATTTCTGCAAACTGTTTGTCGGCTCGCTGGGAACGCTGGGTGTCATCACTGAAGTAACCCTGAAAGTAAAGCCTCAGCCTGAAAAGTTGTCACTATTGCTGATAGAAACAAATAGCTCCGGCTGTCATGTGTTAATGCAGGCACTGAAATTGCGGCAGGTCTACCCGGTTCTGGCAGTCTGGAATTCCACTAGCAAACAACTAACACTTGGTTTTGAAGACAATCAGAGCGCTGTCAACTGGCAGGTGCAACAGACTTTACAGGCTGCCGAAACGGCCAGGTTATCCGTGCAGATTGTGGAACAGGAAAAAGCTGAGCAGCATATATCTCAGATCATCAACAGGAACAAACCTCGCGATGCAGTACATTTTGCAGCGAAGGTGCCTCGCGGTCAGGCCTTACCGCTCGCTGAGCAACTGGTAAGCTGCGATTCAGCATGTTCTGTACAACCGCTGACTGGATTGATTAATGGAGAATTGCCTGCAGAAGCTACAGAAGAACAAGCGGTGGAACGTATCAATGCATTACGTCAGCAGCTTCACAAGTTGGGAGGCATACTTTTCATGTCAAGCTGCCCAGCTCAATGGCGTGTTCGTTTGTTGCCCTTTGGTACACCACGACCTGAATGGAAACTAATGCGGAAAATCAAGCAGACACTCGATCCTCACGATCTGTTTCAGCGAAACCGTCACGAAATATTTCTGGGTGAATAA
- a CDS encoding (Fe-S)-binding protein yields the protein MGQGINYELFLDCVHCGLCTASCPTYVELGTEMDSPRGRIYLMRGVVDGRIPLDQDVKDHLDLCLNCRACETACPSGVQYGKLIEPFRNDLVDRKQNVERLPWWQRWVLFHIFPYASRVRWAIAPARWLQWLKLDRAIIKILPTRLRQMQEMLPRLRSLPALPEFLPAQGKKRASVALLTGCVNDAMFRQVNWATAKVLQFNGCDVWIPRAQSCCGALHLHAGHEKPAQQLATSLVHQMLARSDVDYLITNVAGCGSTMKEYAHLLEHTDSATQGVLFQKKVRDIHEFLMELGPVKPEHPLNLRATYHDACHLCHAQKIRQAPRDLLALIPGLKVQPLAESEICCGAAGSYNMTQPEMAERLGKRKVSHIIETNPQMVFTANAGCILQIARYLKQTLPNVPVLHPIEALWASYSGEPLLR from the coding sequence ATCGGGCAGGGTATCAATTACGAACTATTCCTCGATTGCGTTCATTGTGGTTTGTGCACTGCCTCCTGTCCTACCTATGTGGAACTCGGCACCGAGATGGATTCGCCTCGAGGCCGTATTTATCTGATGCGAGGCGTGGTCGATGGCCGGATTCCACTCGATCAGGATGTCAAGGATCATCTTGATCTCTGCCTCAATTGTAGAGCCTGTGAAACAGCATGTCCGAGTGGTGTGCAGTATGGCAAATTGATCGAGCCCTTCCGCAACGATCTGGTGGACCGCAAACAAAATGTTGAGCGGCTGCCTTGGTGGCAGCGATGGGTGTTGTTCCACATCTTCCCTTACGCGTCGCGAGTCCGCTGGGCCATAGCCCCGGCCCGCTGGCTGCAGTGGTTGAAGCTCGACCGAGCCATCATCAAGATTTTGCCAACACGACTAAGGCAGATGCAGGAGATGTTGCCTAGGTTGCGCTCACTCCCAGCCTTGCCAGAGTTTTTGCCTGCGCAAGGTAAAAAACGGGCCAGTGTGGCACTACTCACAGGATGTGTCAATGATGCCATGTTTCGACAGGTGAACTGGGCCACCGCCAAGGTGCTTCAGTTCAACGGCTGCGATGTCTGGATTCCACGTGCCCAAAGCTGTTGCGGAGCGCTGCATCTGCATGCTGGGCATGAGAAGCCGGCCCAGCAACTCGCCACATCTTTGGTTCATCAGATGCTCGCAAGAAGTGATGTTGATTATCTCATCACCAATGTCGCCGGTTGTGGTTCAACGATGAAGGAATATGCTCATCTTCTGGAACATACCGATTCGGCAACACAGGGAGTACTGTTTCAGAAGAAGGTACGCGACATCCATGAATTCCTGATGGAACTCGGGCCGGTCAAGCCTGAACATCCGCTCAACCTGCGGGCAACCTATCACGATGCCTGTCATTTGTGCCACGCACAGAAAATCAGGCAGGCGCCCCGCGACTTGCTCGCCTTGATTCCTGGTTTGAAGGTTCAACCTTTAGCTGAGTCCGAAATCTGCTGCGGGGCAGCTGGCAGCTACAACATGACACAGCCAGAGATGGCTGAAAGGCTTGGCAAACGCAAAGTCAGTCACATCATCGAAACCAACCCTCAAATGGTTTTCACTGCCAACGCTGGGTGTATTCTGCAGATCGCCAGATATTTGAAACAAACACTTCCCAATGTCCCCGTGCTTCACCCAATCGAAGCACTCTGGGCCAGTTATTCTGGCGAGCCGCTACTTCGCTAA
- a CDS encoding M48 family metalloprotease has product MRLVFFFVLAVVFFAPLGTGKPVDPTRAVIQSSLVWLLMGLTAEIPSSYLVHRILTRPDKREEWARLLRILRRLHIVFAVGMYFTTLFLFGWPSVVRNTWHLSHTLFLDELVILLPFVLGLLVSWSSFYRVERALHQTSEWSQWLPMQSAGEFIKAKARYHLAMLLEPLFVFAAIQGALQGYDAGWNWATLVLFGLLSLIAIAWFLPWIWTKAWDTEPMCAGPRRDMLEKICSKLNIRLTNILVWNTQGQQAMALLAGYLPRPRFVIFSDLLLDQLSDDELCAVFTHELAHIRYRHLWILLVYLLLSLLIWTLASWLVSTQITTSSIWDQVLFQSALLGVVLLYVRFTLCDLSRKLEREADLMACLAWHDQSHDFGLSVYANALHRVALLNGESPDHVGWLHGSVTERTENMKLMIESPVEQANFSRHMLWLKTGLVAALVSLTVWIAYAWYAPWKG; this is encoded by the coding sequence ATGCGATTAGTCTTTTTCTTTGTCCTGGCGGTGGTTTTCTTTGCACCGCTGGGGACGGGCAAGCCAGTTGACCCGACACGGGCTGTAATTCAATCCAGCCTGGTCTGGCTGCTAATGGGGCTGACGGCAGAGATTCCCTCAAGTTATCTGGTGCACCGTATCCTCACGCGACCAGACAAACGGGAAGAATGGGCGAGACTGCTGCGCATACTCAGGCGATTGCATATCGTCTTTGCGGTGGGCATGTACTTCACCACGCTGTTCCTGTTTGGCTGGCCCTCGGTAGTCAGAAACACCTGGCATCTATCGCACACGCTGTTTCTGGATGAACTGGTCATCCTGCTTCCATTTGTGCTAGGCCTTCTGGTATCGTGGTCGAGTTTTTACCGCGTAGAACGGGCGCTGCATCAAACGAGTGAATGGTCGCAATGGCTGCCCATGCAGAGTGCAGGTGAGTTCATCAAGGCGAAGGCGCGCTACCACCTGGCCATGCTGCTGGAGCCATTGTTTGTGTTTGCAGCCATCCAGGGGGCACTGCAAGGCTATGATGCAGGATGGAACTGGGCGACGCTGGTCCTGTTCGGCTTGCTCAGTCTGATTGCGATCGCATGGTTCCTGCCCTGGATCTGGACGAAGGCCTGGGATACGGAGCCGATGTGTGCAGGGCCTCGGCGAGACATGTTGGAGAAAATCTGCTCAAAACTCAACATTCGATTGACCAACATCCTCGTCTGGAACACGCAAGGGCAACAAGCTATGGCTCTTCTGGCTGGTTATTTGCCACGACCACGGTTTGTCATATTCAGTGATTTGCTGCTGGATCAACTCAGCGATGATGAACTATGTGCTGTGTTTACCCATGAGTTAGCGCACATCCGCTATCGGCATCTTTGGATACTGCTGGTTTATCTCCTGTTAAGCCTGTTGATCTGGACGCTGGCCAGTTGGTTGGTCTCCACGCAGATCACCACATCTTCGATCTGGGATCAGGTACTGTTTCAATCAGCATTGCTTGGCGTAGTCCTACTCTATGTTCGGTTCACTCTGTGTGATCTATCGCGCAAACTCGAACGGGAAGCCGACCTGATGGCTTGCCTGGCCTGGCATGATCAGTCTCATGATTTTGGCTTATCGGTATATGCAAATGCTCTGCACAGGGTGGCGTTGCTTAATGGCGAATCGCCCGACCATGTTGGCTGGCTGCATGGTAGCGTCACCGAGCGTACCGAGAACATGAAGCTGATGATTGAATCGCCCGTGGAACAAGCCAATTTCTCACGACATATGTTGTGGCTGAAAACAGGCCTGGTCGCTGCTCTGGTTTCGCTTACTGTCTGGATTGCGTATGCGTGGTATGCCCCGTGGAAGGGTTAG
- a CDS encoding CocE/NonD family hydrolase: MIRLQGTICLLILFQPALQLSGQEKSDKISYDRRSEKIAMRDGVKLYTVIHTPKKQTESLPIIMIRTPYNADRPNPLNSYLKNLAEDGYLFVFQDIRGRYQSDGEFDMIRAPRDKSNPQAIDESSDTYDTIEWLIKNVPQNNGRVGMLGISYDGWLTTMALIDPHPALKAGSPQAPVADMYLGDDFHHNGAFRLSYGLEYVTMIETDKRSNQFKFDKVDTYEWYLKLGPLSNVNEKYLKGKMPTWNNFVKHPNYDAFWQKQAASKYMNEVKVPTLTVAGWWDQEDFYGPLTTYSQFEKKDTEKKNFMVVGPWNHGGWAGGDGSSLDKIKFNSPTAQYYRETVQKTFFDKYLKDKGDMPFEEVMTFQTGSNRWVNSSQWPPKEARTRQLYFHEDGKLSFDAPQTAEASDSYVSDPRKPVPYRERPIRPTYSIGSTWSVWLVQDQRFVHNRPDVLSYETEPLHEDTVLAGNVFAKLFASTTGSDCDWIVKLIDVYPDNYSESKMAGYQLMVANDVFRGRFRESFENPRAIEPGKVNEYQINLHSMNHCFRKGHRIMVQIQSTWFPLIDRNPQKFIPNIFEATEKDFQSATHTIHRSASQPSHLIVQQLPK; this comes from the coding sequence ATGATAAGGCTTCAGGGAACTATCTGTCTGTTGATCCTGTTCCAACCAGCACTTCAACTGTCTGGCCAGGAAAAGTCTGACAAGATATCCTACGATCGCCGCAGTGAAAAAATTGCCATGCGGGATGGCGTGAAGTTGTACACCGTCATTCATACGCCGAAGAAACAGACGGAAAGTCTGCCCATTATCATGATCCGCACGCCTTACAATGCTGACCGTCCCAACCCACTGAATTCCTACCTGAAGAACCTTGCAGAAGACGGATACCTCTTTGTGTTTCAGGATATCCGAGGCCGCTATCAATCGGATGGCGAGTTTGACATGATTCGCGCACCCAGAGACAAGAGCAATCCGCAGGCGATTGATGAAAGCAGCGATACCTACGATACGATTGAATGGCTGATCAAGAATGTGCCTCAGAATAATGGCCGGGTGGGCATGCTGGGCATCTCGTACGATGGCTGGCTGACGACCATGGCTTTGATTGATCCTCACCCGGCACTCAAAGCTGGTTCACCGCAGGCTCCGGTAGCGGACATGTACCTGGGAGATGATTTCCATCACAATGGGGCATTCCGATTAAGCTATGGGCTGGAATATGTCACCATGATAGAGACCGACAAGCGCTCCAACCAGTTCAAGTTTGACAAAGTGGATACGTACGAATGGTATTTGAAACTCGGGCCACTCAGCAACGTCAACGAAAAGTACCTTAAAGGCAAGATGCCTACCTGGAACAACTTCGTCAAGCATCCCAACTATGATGCTTTCTGGCAGAAGCAGGCTGCATCGAAGTACATGAACGAAGTGAAAGTGCCAACGCTCACCGTGGCAGGCTGGTGGGATCAGGAAGATTTTTATGGTCCACTGACGACGTACTCCCAGTTTGAGAAGAAAGACACGGAAAAGAAGAACTTCATGGTCGTCGGTCCCTGGAATCACGGCGGCTGGGCGGGTGGTGATGGCAGTTCGCTGGACAAGATCAAATTCAACTCACCGACGGCACAATACTACCGCGAAACGGTTCAGAAGACTTTCTTTGATAAATATCTGAAGGACAAGGGAGACATGCCGTTTGAGGAAGTGATGACTTTCCAGACGGGCAGTAACCGTTGGGTCAATTCGAGCCAATGGCCACCGAAAGAAGCCAGGACCAGACAACTTTATTTTCATGAAGATGGCAAGCTGAGCTTTGATGCCCCGCAGACTGCTGAAGCTTCCGATTCATATGTATCGGATCCTCGCAAGCCGGTGCCGTACCGTGAACGGCCTATCCGCCCAACTTACAGCATTGGGTCTACCTGGAGCGTGTGGCTCGTGCAGGATCAGCGTTTTGTCCACAATCGACCTGATGTATTGAGTTACGAAACAGAGCCATTGCACGAGGATACCGTCCTGGCAGGCAATGTGTTTGCCAAGCTGTTCGCTTCTACCACAGGCAGTGACTGCGACTGGATCGTGAAACTCATCGATGTCTATCCAGACAACTATTCCGAAAGCAAAATGGCAGGATATCAGCTCATGGTGGCCAACGATGTCTTCCGTGGGCGATTCCGTGAAAGTTTTGAAAACCCCCGGGCAATTGAGCCTGGTAAAGTAAATGAATATCAAATAAACCTGCATTCGATGAATCACTGCTTCCGCAAGGGGCATCGCATTATGGTGCAGATACAAAGCACCTGGTTTCCTCTGATTGATAGGAATCCCCAAAAATTCATCCCCAACATTTTTGAAGCAACAGAAAAAGATTTTCAATCGGCAACACATACCATTCATCGATCAGCGTCACAACCGAGCCACCTTATCGTTCAGCAATTGCCAAAATAG
- a CDS encoding SUF system Fe-S cluster assembly protein, with product MSKLGIGTGKEPEFQDDPELPMQDRVANVIKTIFDPEIPVNIYELGLIYEIAVNAANDVAVKMTLTSPACPVAGSLPRQVEEKIASLPGVHSARVELVWEPPWSQERMSEAARLELGFF from the coding sequence ATGAGTAAGCTGGGAATTGGCACTGGAAAGGAACCTGAGTTTCAGGATGATCCTGAGCTGCCGATGCAGGATCGTGTTGCCAACGTCATCAAGACGATTTTCGACCCCGAAATTCCTGTCAATATTTATGAACTGGGACTGATTTACGAAATTGCAGTCAACGCCGCGAATGATGTCGCGGTGAAAATGACTTTAACTTCTCCGGCATGTCCGGTAGCTGGTTCGCTGCCTCGACAGGTTGAAGAGAAAATTGCCAGCCTGCCTGGAGTGCACTCCGCCAGGGTGGAACTGGTATGGGAGCCACCGTGGTCGCAGGAACGCATGTCGGAAGCAGCACGGCTGGAACTTGGCTTCTTTTAA